Proteins encoded together in one Festucalex cinctus isolate MCC-2025b chromosome 8, RoL_Fcin_1.0, whole genome shotgun sequence window:
- the znfx1 gene encoding NFX1-type zinc finger-containing protein 1 has protein sequence MQRGQNGRTYRYIGQRIGGGRGNEHGGAKDRSSINHGISVGQRFEAERRGGLSAALKRSEEKKEGDLWLWETGELGGSGRLNRREKGAERGRGRQRGGASQGYHRGAGRARDDTGGSQSCDRGRLGSTGRDAATQEFQGASWTGQHTRGGGRRDGAGDSQSRNRKTPTSRDSSPQVPRSPGGRGRRGGRERQGRRPWGDGRRDATGGDTRSQDRRTSASRDAAPQGPRLGFKSLQELSEKEPSAIAFTLSSHPALPDVLLDANMRKDLVELLCLVLSKAFKSRSNRVTLQHLAGILKDSVFLRTTLPHYLAGMSLESKPDRREQYPRHVENIVLILTQVLTNFPASSVEGVCLLLTLLQPSMDRLRTSGVYIPAEVVEKVARLEVLVKHLQERSREGTLHPNRDTYGLLQLDMSGEEQEHPAFRTIPIYPTPEEFAEDHRPFLRPNITSQRYTNTFIYLDTHFRLMREDLVRRLREGIQLLRQMQMEANNAELKTKHFDDILVYFDVKLGEPKFMLSGLAYVVQFDVQPLQFVRWENSKRLLYGSLVCLSCDNFESFLYATVADRDPKNLIKGKITLMFTDDSRFKLARMEQEQNFLMVETPAYFEAYRYVLEGLQEQDEDDMPFQRYIVECSTDVQPPAYLPGNDMYDLSSIAEEKYKKCIEPFLSLNENNWPTKEMLSLDESQMRALRLALTKELAIIQGPPGTGKTYVGLKIAQALLNNYDLWAHPDRNSPILVVCYTNHALDQFLEGIYNFMPKGIVRVGGRSNSELLKSFNLKELAASAAFKHKQPSYLRHAFKDILSELHALENMIKDFNRKRCCSLTGILRENILENYMMESHWSSLHQPLDLGIWNAKSSLIMEWLGVLQMETESTYMDEDEAPTLEIQEEEEELIEVAEEAALIQAERIIEDNIDTRRGKDDKEERRREAAAMERMQKSMLAMGMNQDQQIPEQAEEQWQVQREQKRKMRRRVKRELANNTTMSEAEEQGILDIWNLSMEDRWRLYRLWMVRYRADIRTEALVCEEEYQQAAERCAEIKREETLCILQMAKVIGMTTTGAAKFRQVLQQVRPRLVIVEEAAEVLEAHIVTALSQACQHLILIGDHQQLRPSSTEYDLERNYKMGVSMFERLVNMGLPFVRLSQQHRMRPEIACLLTPHIYKELENHPCVLNFDNIKGLRTNVFFMTHNQLEKQLKDGKSHQNLHEAMFVVALCRYLLLQEYKPKQITILTTYMGQLQCLRRLMPASQFEGVRIHVVDKYQGEENDIILLSLVRSNLQGKVGFLNISNRVCVALSRAKKGLYCIGNSEMLGQVKLWSDIFSTLSKKGQIGKSLTLCCQNHPDRQVQASCADDFKQAPEGGCTQPCEFRLDCGHVCASVCHPYDQEHKNYKCVKDCTKILCHLGHKCPLVCHAECPEDCPIVIEKIIPKCQHKQMVPCHQDPDTFICKMPCERTLQCGHRCSTWCGLPCASKCTANVMLQLRCGHSQQGPCFYQTHEDDDDDYDEPLCTTPCKQQLQCGHACRGTCGRCCNGRFHSACLHQCDRLLICSHKCAVPCTRDCPPCQKPCENCCVHSKCMKKCGEPCAPCKEPCASECPHQSCSKLCHEPCDRPPCTQPCAQTLSCGHPCIGLCGDKCPSKCRICHKEDVTEIFFGMEDDPEARFIQLEDCGHIIEHESMDTYMSMDEERQENEEGRVAIKLKECPKCRTPIRKNLRYGSHINKSLVAIELVKEKICGDQVDLKMHSQELLNELESLFIQGVLEEMQYMHMKRILTSKHITANDIWVLENRLNFLTRIEKLLKAADDDTLAEVNKFRKTIETFRSWVNDFHQKFTEQQLFDLQRELLRLTLWAEFIILSKAAGTQGKSNDTDIKTKKKIVEVVLRKVGQFTEDDEQRGNEALEAMKRKVPAKGLGISDEERKMIVSAMKIGSGHWYQCPNGHVYVITECGGAMESRHCTDCDATIGGGNHALASGNRVATVMDGARHPAWSEANNMLNFENLILD, from the exons ATGCAAAGaggacaaaatggccgcacgtACAGAT ATATCGGACAACGTATTGGTGGAGGACGAGGGAATGAACATGGAGGTGCCAAGGACAGGAGTAGTATAAATCACGGGATCAGTGTCGGTCAAAGATTTGAGGCAGAGCGGAGAGGAGGACTCAGTGCAGCACTTAAACGCAGTGAGGAGAAGAAGGAAGGGGATCTGTGGCTATGGGAAACGGGAGAGCTCGGCGGGAGCGGCAGATTGAATCGGAGGGAGAAAGGAGCTGAGAGAGGGAGAGGACGTCAAAGGGGTGGAGCGAGTCAAGGATATCATAGGGGTGCTGGAAGAGCAAGAGATGACACTGGTGGCAGTCAGAGTTGTGACAGAGGGAGATTGGGTTCCACAGGCAGAGACGCCGCAACTCAGGAGTTTCAAGGTGCCAGCTGGACAGGACAACATACACGGGGAGGCGGAAGAAGAGATGGCGCAGGTGATAGTCAGAGTCGGAACAGAAAGACTCCCACGAGCAGAGACAGTTCGCCGCAAGTTCCTCGGAGTCCTGGCGGGAGAGGACGTCGAGGGGGCAGAGAAAGGCAAGGACGTCGTCCATGGGGTGATGGAAGAAGAGATGCCACTGGTGGTGATACTAGGAGTCAGGACAGAAGAACCTCCGCAAGCAGAGACGCTGCACCGCAGGGCCCCCGGCTGGGCTTCAAATCCCTCCAGGAGCTTTCTGAAAAGGAGCCGTCCGCCATCGCCTTCACTCTCTCCTCTCACCCAGCCCTGCCGGATGTGCTGCTGGATGCCAACATGAGGAAGGACCTTGTGGAACTCCTCTGCCTGGTGCTCAGCAAAGCCTTCAAGTCTCGCTCAAACCGAGTCACCCTGCAGCACCTGGCAGGAATCTTAAAAGACTCCGTCTTCCTTCGCACCACCCTGCCCCACTACCTGGCAGGCATGAGCTTAGAGTCCAAGCCAGACCGCAGAGAACAATATCCGCGTCACGTGGAAAACATTGTGCTGATTCTTACACAG GTCCTCACCAACTTCCCCGCTAGCTCGGTCGAAGGTGTCTGCTTGCTACTGACGCTGCTCCAACCATCCATGGACAGACTGAGGACATCAGGAGTTTACATACCAGCTGAGGTGGTGGAGAAGGTGGCACGGCTTGAGGTTCTAGTCAAGCACCTTCAGGAGAGGTCTAGGGAAGGAACTCTCCACCCAAACAGGGACACCTATGGCCTCCTTCAGCTTGATATGTCAG GTGAAGAGCAGGAGCACCCAGCTTTCAGGACCATACCCATCTACCCAACTCCCGAGGAGTTTGCAGAGGACCACAGACCCTTCCTCAGACCAAACATCACTTCACAGAGATACACAAACACCTTCATCTACCTGGACACGCACTTCAGGCTAATGAGGGAGGACTTGGTGCGCCGACTCCGTGAAGGGATCCAGCTGTTGCGTCAGATGCAAATGGAGGCAAACAATGCGGAGCTGAAGACAAAGCACTTTGACGACATCCTTGTGTACTTTGATGTAAAACTGGGGGAGCCCAAGTTTATGCTCAGTGGTCTTGCCTATGTTGTCCAGTTTGATGTCCAGCCACTTCAG TTTGTCCGCTGGGAGAACTCCAAGAGATTGCTCTATGGTTCCTTGGTCTGCCTCTCTTGTGATAATTTCGAGAGCTTCCTGTACGCCACAGTGGCAGACCGAGACCCCAAGAACCTTATCAAGGGAAAGATCACCCTCATGTTCACGGACGACAGCCGATTCAAGCTGGCTAGAATGGAG CAAGAACAGAACTTTTTGATGGTTGAGACTCCCGCCTACTTTGAGGCCTATCGGTATGTTCTGGAAGGCCTGCAAGAACAAGACGAGGATGACATGCCCTTTCAGAG GTATATCGTGGAGTGTAGCACAGATGTGCAGCCGCCCGCATATCTTCCAGGAAATGACATGTATGACCTGTCATCCATTGCTGAAGAGAAGTACAAGAAGTGTATTGAACCCTTTCTCAGCCTGAATGAAAATAATTGGCCCACGAAGGAGATGCTGAGCTTGGATGAGTCTCAGATGAGAGCTCTCCGACTGGCTCTCACCAAGGAGCTGGCCATCATACAGGGACCCCCCGGCACTG GAAAAACCTACGTCGGATTAAAGATCGCTCAGGCTCTTCTGAATAATTATGATCTTTGGGCACATCCAGATCGAAATTCTCCAATACTGGTCGTGTGTTACACTAACCATGCGTTGGATCAGTTCCTTGAGG GGATCTATAACTTCATGCCCAAGGGCATCGTGCGAGTGGGGGGCCGCAGCAACAGTGAGCTCCTGAAGAGTTTCAATCTGAAAGAGCTGGCAGCTTCAGCAGCATTCAAACATAAACAGCCATCTTACCTACGCCACGCATTCAAAGAT ATTCTTTCGGAGTTGCATGCTTTGGAGAATATGATTAAAGACTTCAACCGCAAACGTTGTTGTTCTCTCACCGGCATCCTGCGTGAGAACATCCTTGAAAACTACATGATGGAAAGTCACTGGAGCAGTCTACACCAACCACTT GATCTCGGTATATGGAACGCCAAGTCCAGTTTAATAATGGAGTGGTTAGGTGTCCTGCAGATGGAGACGGAGAGCACATATATGGATGAAG ATGAGGCTCCAACATTAGAGatacaggaggaggaggaggagctcaTTGAAGTGGCAGAGGAGGCCGCGCTGATCCAAGCCGAGCGCATCATCGAGGACAACATTGACACGCGACGCGGCAAAGATGACAAAGAAGAACGTCGCAGAGAGGCAGCGGCCATGGAAAGAATGCAGAAATCTATGCTGGCCATGGGCATGAATCAGGACCAACAAATCCCTGAGCAGGCCGAGGAACAATGGCAG GTTCAACGGGAACAGAAGAGGAAGATGAGGCGTAGAGTCAAGAGGGAGCTGGCCAACAACACAACGATGAGTGAAGCAGAGGAACAGGGAATCCTGGATATTTGGAACCTCAGCATGGAAGACCGATGGAGACTCTATCG CTTGTGGATGGTACGCTACAGAGCTGACATCCGTACCGAAGCGCTTGTCTGTGAAGAGGAATACCAGCAGGCAGCGGAGCGATGCGCTGAAATCAAACGCGAGGAGACTCTCTGCATCCTCCAGATGGCCAAG GTCATCGGCATGACAACAACAGGGGCGGCCAAGTTCCGGCAGGTCCTGCAGCAGGTGCGCCCGCGGTTGGTGATTGTCGAAGAGGCGGCAGAGGTTCTCGAGGCCCACATCGTCACCGCGCTGAGTCAAGCATGTCAGCACCTGATTCTCATTGGAGACCACCAGCAG CTGCGCCCCAGCTCGACAGAGTATGACCTGGAGAGGAACTACAAAATGGGCGTGTCCATGTTTGAGAGGCTGGTCAACATGGGACTTCCTTTTGTCAGACTCAGTCAACAG CATCGCATGAGGCCAGAAATTGCCTGCCTTCTGACGCCACACATTTACAAAGAGCTGGAAAACCATCCCTGCGTCTTGAACTTTGACAACATTAAG GGCCTGAGAACCAATGTGTTCTTTATGACGCACAACCAACTCGAAAAACAATTAAAGGACGGGAAAAGCCATCAGAACCTACACGAGGCCATGTTTGTAGTTGCTCTTTGCCGTTATCTTCTCCTCCAAGAGTACAAACCCAAGCAGATAACCATCCTAACCACCTACATGGGCCAGCTCCAATGTCTGCGCCGACTCATGCCGGCCAGCCAATTCGAAGGCGTCAGAATCCATGTCGTGGACAAGTACCAAGGAGAAGAGAATGACATTATCTTGTTGTCTTTGGTGCGTAGCAACTTGCAGGGTAAAGTCGGCTTCCTGAACATCTCCAATCGCGTTTGCGTCGCCTTGTCTCGGGCCAAGAAAGGTCTGTACTGCATCGGCAACAGCGAGATGCTGGGCCAGGTTAAGCTGTGGAGTGACATCTTCAGCACCTTGAGCAAGAAGGGTCAGATTGGGAAATCTCTGACGTTGTGCTGTCAGAATCACCCGGACCGGCAAGTCCAAGCGTCTTGTGCTGACGATTTCAAGCAAGCCCCCGAGGGAGGCTGCACCCAACCCTGCGAGTTCCGTTTGGACTGCGGCCACGTGTGCGCAAGTGTTTGCCACCCCTACGACCAGGAGCACAAAAACTACAAGTGCGTCAAGGACTGTACAAAGATTTTATGCCATTTGGGACACAAGTGCCCACTCGTCTGTCATGCAGAATGTCCGGAAGACTGTCCTATCGTGATTGAAAAGATCATACCCAAGTGTCAGCACAAACAGATGGTTCCCTGTCACCAGGACCCAGACACCTTCATCTGCAAAATGCCTTGCGAGAGAACGCTCCAGTGTGGTCATCGCTGTAGCACGTGGTGCGGGTTACCGTGCGCCAGCAAGTGCACGGCCAACGTCATGCTCCAGCTAAGGTGCGGCCACAGCCAGCAGGGCCCTTGTTTCTACCAAACACACgaagatgacgacgacgattacGATGAGCCCCTGTGTACGACCCCATGCAAGCAGCAGCTTCAATGCGGCCATGCCTGTCGCGGAACCTGCGGCCGCTGTTGCAACGGTCGCTTCCACTCCGCCTGTTTACATCAGTGCGACCGTCTTCTGATATGTTCCCACAAGTGCGCCGTTCCTTGCACCCGCGACTGCCCGCCCTGCCAGAAGCCTTGTGAGAACTGCTGCGTCCACAGCAAGTGCATGAAGAAGTGCGGAGAGCCCTGCGCTCCATGCAAGGAGCCTTGCGCAAGTGAGTGCCCTCACCAAAGCTGCAGCAAGCTTTGCCATGAGCCGTGCGATCGGCCGCCGTGCACCCAGCCCTGTGCGCAGACCCTGAGCTGCGGCCACCCGTGCATCGGCCTGTGTGGGGACAAATGTCCGAGTAAATGTCGCATCTGCCATAAAGAAGATGTCACAGAAATTTTCTTTGGCATGGAGGATGACCCCGAGGCTCGCTTCATCCAGCTGGAAGACTGCGGCCATATCATTGAACACGAGTCAATGGATACATACATGAGCATGGATGAGGAGCGGCAGGAGAACGAAGAAGGGCGGGTGGCCATTAAACTGAAAGAATGTCCAAAGTGCCGAACTCCGATCCGCAAGAACCTACGCTACGGGTCGCACATCAACAAAAGTCTGGTAGCCATAGAGTTGGTGAAGGAAAAGATCTGTGGGGATCAAGTTGATCTGAAAATGCACAGTCAGGAGCTTTTGAATGAGCTGGAGAGTCTTTTTATCCAAGGTGTGCTTGAGGAAATGCAATACATGCATATGAAACGTATCCTGACAAGCAAACACATCACGGCGAATGACATATGGGTCCTGGAAAACAGGCTGAACTTCCTGACAAGGATTGAGAAACTACTGAAGGCCGCCGATGACGACACACTCGCTGAAGTCAACAAGTTCAGGAAGACGATAGAAACCTTCCGATCGTGGGTCAATGACTTCCACCAGAAATTCACCGAGCAGCAGCTATTTGATTTGCAAAGGGAGTTGCTGAGGCTCACGCTCTGGGCGGAATTCATCATCCTTTCCAAGGCGGCAGGGACACAAGGGAAAAGTAATGATACTGATATTAAAACcaagaaaaaaattgtagaGGTGGTGTTGAGAAAGGTCGGTCAATTCACCGAGGACGATGAGCAAAGAGGGAACGAGGCCTTGGAGGCGATGAAGCGAAAGGTCCCCGCCAAAGGTTTGGGGATCAGCGACGAGGAGAGAAAGATGATCGTTTCAGCCATGAAGATCGGGTCCGGGCACTGGTACCAGTGCCCCAACGGCCACGTCTACGTCATTACTGAGTGCGGTGGGGCTATGGAGTCCCGACACTGCACCGATTGCGACGCCACTATCGGCGGGGGCAACCACGCGCTCGCCAGCGGAAACAGGGTCGCGACAGTGATGGACGGGGCGCGGCACCCTGCATGGTCCGAAGCCAACAACATGCTTAACTTCGAAAATCTTATCCTAGACTAG
- the tbc1d20 gene encoding TBC1 domain family member 20 — translation MKTSRIGTASALLNGNQNDDRRQRKMADIAQALQTSPADVAALRRMAISEGGLLTDEIRCQVWPRLLNVPPNILEQEPETVERDNNKDYNQVLLDVQRSLRRFPPGMPDEQREGLQEELIDIILRVLKRNPQLHYYQGYHDIVVTFLLVVGERLATALVEKLSTHHLRDFMDPTMDNTKHILNYLMPIIERVNPDVHDFMQQAEVGTVFALSWLITWFGHVLSDFRHVVRLYDFFLACHPLMPIYFAAVIVLHREEEVLECECDMAMVHHLLSQIPQDLPYETLISRAGDLFVQFPPSELAREAASHHCMATTTFKDFDLASTQQRPDSVLHRRRRQLQLQQQQQQQQQEALERSAAVARPSMTRRFVRLAVMGLTVALGAAALAVVNTALEWAPKLDLFP, via the exons ATGAAGACATCCAGAATTGGCACCGCGTCGGCACTGCTAAATGGGAACCAAAATGACG ACCGGCGGCAGAGGAAGATGGCCGACATCGCTCAGGCCCTGCAGACGAGTCCGGCGGACGTGGCGGCCCTCAGGCGGATGGCCATCAGCGAGGGTGGCCTGCTAACGGACGAGATTCGCTGTCAGGTGTGGCCGCGGCTCCTCAACGTCCCACCCAATATCTTGGAGCAGGAGCCAG AGACGGTGGAGCGGGACAACAACAAGGACTACAACCAGGTGCTACTGGACGTCCAGCGCTCGCTCCGAAGGTTCCCTCCTG GTATGCCGGACGAGCAACGGGAGGGTCTCCAGGAGGAGCTGATTGACATCATCCTCCGCGTCCTGAAGCGTAATCCTCAGTTGCACTACTACCAAGGTTACCACGATATCGTCGTCACCTTCCTCCTGGTCGTGGGCGAGCGCTTGGCGACGGCCCTCGTGGAAAAGCTCTCCACGCATCACCTCAG GGACTTCATGGATCCCACCATGGACAACACCAAACACATCCTCAACTACCTGATGCCCATTATCGAGAGGGTCAACCCTGACGTGCATGATTTCATGCAACA GGCGGAGGTGGGCACCGTCTTCGCCCTCAGCTGGCTGATCACCTGGTTCGGCCACGTTCTGTCAGACTTCCGCCACGTGGTTCGGTTGTACGACTTCTTCCTCGCCTGCCATCCGTTGATGCCCATCTACTTTGCGGCCGTG ATCGTCCTTCACAGGGAAGAGGAGGTGCTGGAGTGCGAGTGCGACATGGCCATGGTCCATCACCTGCTGTCTCAGATTCCTCAGGATCTGCCCTACGAGACCCTCATCAGCCGAGCGGGAGACTTGTTTGTCCAGTTCCCTCCGTCCGAGCTGGCCAGGGAGGCCGCCTCGCACCACTG CATGGCGACCACCACTTTTAAGGACTTTGACTTGGCCTCGACGCAACAGCGGCCCGACTCGGTGCTCCATCGCCGGCGGCGGCAACtgcagctgcagcagcagcagcagcagcagcagcaggaggcgcTGGAGCGCTCGGCGGCGGTGGCCCGGCCGTCGATGACTCGCCGCTTCGTTCGCCTGGCGGTGATGGGCCTGACGGTGGCTTTAGGGGCGGCGGCGCTCGCTGTGGTCAACACCGCCTTGGAGTGGGCCCCCAAGTTGGACCTCTTTCCGTGA